In Chanodichthys erythropterus isolate Z2021 chromosome 18, ASM2448905v1, whole genome shotgun sequence, the following are encoded in one genomic region:
- the sh3pxd2ab gene encoding SH3 and PX domain-containing protein 2A isoform X3 — MSLVVGWTPGPRAGRERGETLGAEECMCVYVVTADYRRQENTEISLKAGEQVEVIEKSESGWWFVRTAEEQGWVPATYLVSLTGRPDSHRALNGETEWYITDQSFSSSSQDELGFESGVIVEVIQRNLEGWWFIRYGGKEGWAPAAYLRKMQDGAMADNLATETNKPVVHGQVEIIGNLMEISNLLNKKPANEQHSHTEPDTNVHLNSNALMHLANTYMHSQTDTYTQYNCNAGQTDAYSNNTHDARNSSSSISIAANTGSSSSERDSDDQVSQYTNSSMHLFVSESSVSVSVPDACVSASVSEANVSSTPSTLKTKCVPASLAIARVAPQRFHSVETRSPSNNQKPLPRRENSLGFQLPQPPDPPTVEAEYYTIAEFRSCLTDGISFSGGQKADVIEKNSGGWWYVQIGEKEGWAPCSYIDKRKKPTLNRQTSTLTRPKVPPPAPPITKQNSLPCVESEVVSPASPRVYEEPEYDVPAVGPEFDTELEFLPGDAPTKAPPPLCQRSISFTLGEGDEEDDEGVYANGGFRAVSQCKDSQSDKYSPSAAQRASMWDPPEYDAPTIESSIDTNTTLYTHSKQPKLKQQADESKPKPSVHPKPTNQDCSALRSSQNLEETGQMQFRTSCTSEESESGSLDDFQMRLSDPSSFLYRTTAPYQREEPCELSFPAGVQVEVLDKQESGWWFVRWGNEEGWAPTYYLQPIKSSEISGIEAKTTEKLNSEMSWYVAPELEISVQVDVGKMGKCVSLEKNEQRVNQSLKGGDRSNQQNCRVGVKQLAVRPQNVLKDNTNTHTTPTGWRNDMLPNHPALHSYNDQTSSSCAGNTESMRRKVPVSMVKPKPHLIHNNLREEYISIADYHGDAETMSFPVGTRLEVLERNPNGWWYCRVLDTAKTRKGWVPSNFLERRS, encoded by the exons ATGAGTCTTGTCGTTGGTTGGACCCCTGGGCCCAGGGCCG GGAGAGAGCGTGGAGAAACCCTGGGTGCAGaggagtgtatgtgtgtgtatgtggtgACGGCGGACTACCGGCGTCAAGAGAATACAGAAATCAGCCTGAAAGCAGGAGAGCAAGTGGAGGTGATTGAAAAGAGTGAGAGTG gGTGGTGGTTTGTAAGAACAGCTGAAGAACAAGGCTGGGTTCCTGCAACATACCTTGTCTCTCTCACAGGACGTCCAGACAGCCACAGAGCACTGAATGGAGAGA CAGAGTGGTATATTACAGATCAGTCCTTCAGCAGTTCGAGTCAGGATGAACTGGGCTTTGAGAGTGGCGTAATTGTTGAGGTCATCCAGAGGAATCTAGAGGGCTGGTGGTTCATACG TTATGGCGGAAAGGAGGGATGGGCCCCAGCTGCTTACCTGAGGAAAATGCAAGATGGTGCCATGGCTGATAACCTGGCAACAGAGACAAATAAACCAGTTGTGCATGGTCAGGTGGAAATCATTGGAAATCTTATGGAGATCAGCAACCTCCTGAACAAGAAACCCGCTAACGAACAGCACTCACATACAGAACCTGACACCAATGTACACCTTAACAGCAACGCACTAATGCATTTAGCAAACACATACATGCACTCACAGACTGACACATATACACAGTACAATTGCAATGCAGGGCAGACTGATGCTTACAGTAACAATACACATGACGCcagaaacagcagcagcagcattagCATAGCCGCTAACACGGGCAGTAGTAGCTCAGAGAGAGACTCTGATGATCAGGTCAGTCAGTACACAAACTCGAGTATGCATCTGTTTGTCTCAGAAAGCAGTGTGTCTGTGTCAGTGCCAGATGCTTGTGTATCTGCATCTGTTTCTGAAGCAAATGTGTCTTCAACACCATCCACACTAAAGACCAAATGTGTCCCTGCATCTCTGGCCATTGCTCGAGTAGCACCTCAGAGATTCCACAGCGTTGAGACCA GATCACCATCAAACAATCAAAAACCACTTCCCCGTCGTGAAAACAGCCTG GGATTTCAGTTACCGCAGCCTCCAGATCCCCCTACTGTTGAAGCTGAGTATTACACCATCGCTGAGTTCCGGTCCTGCTTGACAGATGGGATCAGTTTCAGTGGAGGACAGAAAGCTGAC GTCATTGAGAAGAACTCTGGAGGCTGGTGGTATGTCCAGATTGGAGAGAAGGAGGGTTGGGCCCCTTGTTCTTACATTGACAAACGCAAGAAGCCTACCTTGAACCGCCAAACCAGTACATTGACCCGGCCCAAGGTCCCACCTCCTGCTCCACCAATTACAAAGCAGAACTCGCTTCCATGTGTTGAGTCTGAGGTTGTGAGCCCAGCAAGTCCACGAGTGTATGAGGAACCAGAATATGATGTTCCAGCAGTGGGCCCTGAATTTGACACAGAGCTGGAGTTTCTCCCAGGAGATGCACCAACTAAAGCCCCTCCTCCTCTCTGTCAGCGTAGCATTTCCTTCACATTGGGCGAGGGGGATGAAGAGGATGATGAGGGTGTGTATGCAAATGGTGGCTTTAGAGCTGTGTCACAGTGTAAGGACAGTCAATCAGACAAATACTCACCCTCTGCGGCCCAACGGGCATCTATGTGGGATCCACCGGAATATGACGCCCCTACAATTGAGTCCAGCATCGACACCAATACTACACTCTACACACACTCAAAGCAACCTAAACTTAAACAGCAGGCTGATGAGTCTAAACCCAAACCATCTGTACATCCAAAGCCCACAAACCAAGACTGTAGTGCCCTCAGAAGTTCCCAAAATCTGGAGGAAACAGGCCAGATGCAATTCAGGACCTCCTGCACATCTGAGGAGTCAGAGAGCGGCTCATTGGACGACTTTCAGATGAGATTGTCAGATCCATCTTCCTTCTTGTACCGCACTACGGCGCCGTACCAACGAGAAGAGCCGTGTGAGCTCAGCTTTCCTGCGGGAGTGCAGGTGGAGGTGCTGGATAAGCAAGAGAGTGGCTGGTGGTTTGTCCGCTGGGGGAACGAAGAGGGGTGGGCACCCACTTACTATCTACAGCCAATCAAAAGCTCAGAAATAAGTGGTATAGAAGCCAAAACCACAGAGAAGCTTAATTCTGAGATGTCTTGGTATGTGGCTCCTGAGTTAGAGATTTCTGTGCAGGTTGATGTTGGAAAGATGGGTAAATGTGTAAGTTTGGAGAAGAACGAACAACGTGTTAACCAAAGCCTGAAGGGTGGAGACAGATCTAACCAGCAGAACTGCAGGGTTGGTGTGAAGCAGCTCGCCGTCAGACCTCAGAACGTCCTTAAGGACAACACTAATACGCACACAACTCCCACAGGATGGAGGAATGACATGCTGCCTAATCATCCTGCACTCCACAGCTACAATGACCAAACTTCCTCTTCCTGTGCAGGTAATACAGAGAGCATGAGGCGTAAGGTACCGGTGTCAATGGTGAAGCCTAAACCTCATCTGATCCACAACAACCTGCGTGAGGAGTATATTTCTATCGCCGATTACCATGGCGATGCGGAGACCATGAGCTTCCCTGTAGGTACGAGGCTGGAGGTCCTGGAGAGAAACCCTAATGGATGGTGGTATTGCCGTGTGCTCGACACAGCTAAAACACGTAAGGGATGGGTGCCCTCCAACTTCCTGGAGAGGAGGAGCTAG
- the sh3pxd2ab gene encoding SH3 and PX domain-containing protein 2A isoform X4, whose protein sequence is MNRRERGETLGAEECMCVYVVTADYRRQENTEISLKAGEQVEVIEKSESGWWFVRTAEEQGWVPATYLVSLTGRPDSHRALNGETEWYITDQSFSSSSQDELGFESGVIVEVIQRNLEGWWFIRYGGKEGWAPAAYLRKMQDGAMADNLATETNKPVVHGQVEIIGNLMEISNLLNKKPANEQHSHTEPDTNVHLNSNALMHLANTYMHSQTDTYTQYNCNAGQTDAYSNNTHDARNSSSSISIAANTGSSSSERDSDDQVSQYTNSSMHLFVSESSVSVSVPDACVSASVSEANVSSTPSTLKTKCVPASLAIARVAPQRFHSVETRSPSNNQKPLPRRENSLGFQLPQPPDPPTVEAEYYTIAEFRSCLTDGISFSGGQKADVIEKNSGGWWYVQIGEKEGWAPCSYIDKRKKPTLNRQTSTLTRPKVPPPAPPITKQNSLPCVESEVVSPASPRVYEEPEYDVPAVGPEFDTELEFLPGDAPTKAPPPLCQRSISFTLGEGDEEDDEGVYANGGFRAVSQCKDSQSDKYSPSAAQRASMWDPPEYDAPTIESSIDTNTTLYTHSKQPKLKQQADESKPKPSVHPKPTNQDCSALRSSQNLEETGQMQFRTSCTSEESESGSLDDFQMRLSDPSSFLYRTTAPYQREEPCELSFPAGVQVEVLDKQESGWWFVRWGNEEGWAPTYYLQPIKSSEISGIEAKTTEKLNSEMSWYVAPELEISVQVDVGKMGKCVSLEKNEQRVNQSLKGGDRSNQQNCRVGVKQLAVRPQNVLKDNTNTHTTPTGWRNDMLPNHPALHSYNDQTSSSCAGNTESMRRKVPVSMVKPKPHLIHNNLREEYISIADYHGDAETMSFPVGTRLEVLERNPNGWWYCRVLDTAKTRKGWVPSNFLERRS, encoded by the exons ATGAATA GGAGAGAGCGTGGAGAAACCCTGGGTGCAGaggagtgtatgtgtgtgtatgtggtgACGGCGGACTACCGGCGTCAAGAGAATACAGAAATCAGCCTGAAAGCAGGAGAGCAAGTGGAGGTGATTGAAAAGAGTGAGAGTG gGTGGTGGTTTGTAAGAACAGCTGAAGAACAAGGCTGGGTTCCTGCAACATACCTTGTCTCTCTCACAGGACGTCCAGACAGCCACAGAGCACTGAATGGAGAGA CAGAGTGGTATATTACAGATCAGTCCTTCAGCAGTTCGAGTCAGGATGAACTGGGCTTTGAGAGTGGCGTAATTGTTGAGGTCATCCAGAGGAATCTAGAGGGCTGGTGGTTCATACG TTATGGCGGAAAGGAGGGATGGGCCCCAGCTGCTTACCTGAGGAAAATGCAAGATGGTGCCATGGCTGATAACCTGGCAACAGAGACAAATAAACCAGTTGTGCATGGTCAGGTGGAAATCATTGGAAATCTTATGGAGATCAGCAACCTCCTGAACAAGAAACCCGCTAACGAACAGCACTCACATACAGAACCTGACACCAATGTACACCTTAACAGCAACGCACTAATGCATTTAGCAAACACATACATGCACTCACAGACTGACACATATACACAGTACAATTGCAATGCAGGGCAGACTGATGCTTACAGTAACAATACACATGACGCcagaaacagcagcagcagcattagCATAGCCGCTAACACGGGCAGTAGTAGCTCAGAGAGAGACTCTGATGATCAGGTCAGTCAGTACACAAACTCGAGTATGCATCTGTTTGTCTCAGAAAGCAGTGTGTCTGTGTCAGTGCCAGATGCTTGTGTATCTGCATCTGTTTCTGAAGCAAATGTGTCTTCAACACCATCCACACTAAAGACCAAATGTGTCCCTGCATCTCTGGCCATTGCTCGAGTAGCACCTCAGAGATTCCACAGCGTTGAGACCA GATCACCATCAAACAATCAAAAACCACTTCCCCGTCGTGAAAACAGCCTG GGATTTCAGTTACCGCAGCCTCCAGATCCCCCTACTGTTGAAGCTGAGTATTACACCATCGCTGAGTTCCGGTCCTGCTTGACAGATGGGATCAGTTTCAGTGGAGGACAGAAAGCTGAC GTCATTGAGAAGAACTCTGGAGGCTGGTGGTATGTCCAGATTGGAGAGAAGGAGGGTTGGGCCCCTTGTTCTTACATTGACAAACGCAAGAAGCCTACCTTGAACCGCCAAACCAGTACATTGACCCGGCCCAAGGTCCCACCTCCTGCTCCACCAATTACAAAGCAGAACTCGCTTCCATGTGTTGAGTCTGAGGTTGTGAGCCCAGCAAGTCCACGAGTGTATGAGGAACCAGAATATGATGTTCCAGCAGTGGGCCCTGAATTTGACACAGAGCTGGAGTTTCTCCCAGGAGATGCACCAACTAAAGCCCCTCCTCCTCTCTGTCAGCGTAGCATTTCCTTCACATTGGGCGAGGGGGATGAAGAGGATGATGAGGGTGTGTATGCAAATGGTGGCTTTAGAGCTGTGTCACAGTGTAAGGACAGTCAATCAGACAAATACTCACCCTCTGCGGCCCAACGGGCATCTATGTGGGATCCACCGGAATATGACGCCCCTACAATTGAGTCCAGCATCGACACCAATACTACACTCTACACACACTCAAAGCAACCTAAACTTAAACAGCAGGCTGATGAGTCTAAACCCAAACCATCTGTACATCCAAAGCCCACAAACCAAGACTGTAGTGCCCTCAGAAGTTCCCAAAATCTGGAGGAAACAGGCCAGATGCAATTCAGGACCTCCTGCACATCTGAGGAGTCAGAGAGCGGCTCATTGGACGACTTTCAGATGAGATTGTCAGATCCATCTTCCTTCTTGTACCGCACTACGGCGCCGTACCAACGAGAAGAGCCGTGTGAGCTCAGCTTTCCTGCGGGAGTGCAGGTGGAGGTGCTGGATAAGCAAGAGAGTGGCTGGTGGTTTGTCCGCTGGGGGAACGAAGAGGGGTGGGCACCCACTTACTATCTACAGCCAATCAAAAGCTCAGAAATAAGTGGTATAGAAGCCAAAACCACAGAGAAGCTTAATTCTGAGATGTCTTGGTATGTGGCTCCTGAGTTAGAGATTTCTGTGCAGGTTGATGTTGGAAAGATGGGTAAATGTGTAAGTTTGGAGAAGAACGAACAACGTGTTAACCAAAGCCTGAAGGGTGGAGACAGATCTAACCAGCAGAACTGCAGGGTTGGTGTGAAGCAGCTCGCCGTCAGACCTCAGAACGTCCTTAAGGACAACACTAATACGCACACAACTCCCACAGGATGGAGGAATGACATGCTGCCTAATCATCCTGCACTCCACAGCTACAATGACCAAACTTCCTCTTCCTGTGCAGGTAATACAGAGAGCATGAGGCGTAAGGTACCGGTGTCAATGGTGAAGCCTAAACCTCATCTGATCCACAACAACCTGCGTGAGGAGTATATTTCTATCGCCGATTACCATGGCGATGCGGAGACCATGAGCTTCCCTGTAGGTACGAGGCTGGAGGTCCTGGAGAGAAACCCTAATGGATGGTGGTATTGCCGTGTGCTCGACACAGCTAAAACACGTAAGGGATGGGTGCCCTCCAACTTCCTGGAGAGGAGGAGCTAG
- the sh3pxd2ab gene encoding SH3 and PX domain-containing protein 2A isoform X1, translating into MARRSSGGHGRGGSWLTACFFPSSSGRERGETLGAEECMCVYVVTADYRRQENTEISLKAGEQVEVIEKSESGWWFVRTAEEQGWVPATYLVSLTGRPDSHRALNGETEWYITDQSFSSSSQDELGFESGVIVEVIQRNLEGWWFIRYGGKEGWAPAAYLRKMQDGAMADNLATETNKPVVHGQVEIIGNLMEISNLLNKKPANEQHSHTEPDTNVHLNSNALMHLANTYMHSQTDTYTQYNCNAGQTDAYSNNTHDARNSSSSISIAANTGSSSSERDSDDQVSQYTNSSMHLFVSESSVSVSVPDACVSASVSEANVSSTPSTLKTKCVPASLAIARVAPQRFHSVETRSPSNNQKPLPRRENSLGFQLPQPPDPPTVEAEYYTIAEFRSCLTDGISFSGGQKADVIEKNSGGWWYVQIGEKEGWAPCSYIDKRKKPTLNRQTSTLTRPKVPPPAPPITKQNSLPCVESEVVSPASPRVYEEPEYDVPAVGPEFDTELEFLPGDAPTKAPPPLCQRSISFTLGEGDEEDDEGVYANGGFRAVSQCKDSQSDKYSPSAAQRASMWDPPEYDAPTIESSIDTNTTLYTHSKQPKLKQQADESKPKPSVHPKPTNQDCSALRSSQNLEETGQMQFRTSCTSEESESGSLDDFQMRLSDPSSFLYRTTAPYQREEPCELSFPAGVQVEVLDKQESGWWFVRWGNEEGWAPTYYLQPIKSSEISGIEAKTTEKLNSEMSWYVAPELEISVQVDVGKMGKCVSLEKNEQRVNQSLKGGDRSNQQNCRVGVKQLAVRPQNVLKDNTNTHTTPTGWRNDMLPNHPALHSYNDQTSSSCAGNTESMRRKVPVSMVKPKPHLIHNNLREEYISIADYHGDAETMSFPVGTRLEVLERNPNGWWYCRVLDTAKTRKGWVPSNFLERRS; encoded by the exons ATGGCGCGGCGTAGTTCAGGTGGACATGGGCGGGGAGGCAGCTGGCTCACGGCCTGTTTTTTTCCGTCATCCTCAGGGAGAGAGCGTGGAGAAACCCTGGGTGCAGaggagtgtatgtgtgtgtatgtggtgACGGCGGACTACCGGCGTCAAGAGAATACAGAAATCAGCCTGAAAGCAGGAGAGCAAGTGGAGGTGATTGAAAAGAGTGAGAGTG gGTGGTGGTTTGTAAGAACAGCTGAAGAACAAGGCTGGGTTCCTGCAACATACCTTGTCTCTCTCACAGGACGTCCAGACAGCCACAGAGCACTGAATGGAGAGA CAGAGTGGTATATTACAGATCAGTCCTTCAGCAGTTCGAGTCAGGATGAACTGGGCTTTGAGAGTGGCGTAATTGTTGAGGTCATCCAGAGGAATCTAGAGGGCTGGTGGTTCATACG TTATGGCGGAAAGGAGGGATGGGCCCCAGCTGCTTACCTGAGGAAAATGCAAGATGGTGCCATGGCTGATAACCTGGCAACAGAGACAAATAAACCAGTTGTGCATGGTCAGGTGGAAATCATTGGAAATCTTATGGAGATCAGCAACCTCCTGAACAAGAAACCCGCTAACGAACAGCACTCACATACAGAACCTGACACCAATGTACACCTTAACAGCAACGCACTAATGCATTTAGCAAACACATACATGCACTCACAGACTGACACATATACACAGTACAATTGCAATGCAGGGCAGACTGATGCTTACAGTAACAATACACATGACGCcagaaacagcagcagcagcattagCATAGCCGCTAACACGGGCAGTAGTAGCTCAGAGAGAGACTCTGATGATCAGGTCAGTCAGTACACAAACTCGAGTATGCATCTGTTTGTCTCAGAAAGCAGTGTGTCTGTGTCAGTGCCAGATGCTTGTGTATCTGCATCTGTTTCTGAAGCAAATGTGTCTTCAACACCATCCACACTAAAGACCAAATGTGTCCCTGCATCTCTGGCCATTGCTCGAGTAGCACCTCAGAGATTCCACAGCGTTGAGACCA GATCACCATCAAACAATCAAAAACCACTTCCCCGTCGTGAAAACAGCCTG GGATTTCAGTTACCGCAGCCTCCAGATCCCCCTACTGTTGAAGCTGAGTATTACACCATCGCTGAGTTCCGGTCCTGCTTGACAGATGGGATCAGTTTCAGTGGAGGACAGAAAGCTGAC GTCATTGAGAAGAACTCTGGAGGCTGGTGGTATGTCCAGATTGGAGAGAAGGAGGGTTGGGCCCCTTGTTCTTACATTGACAAACGCAAGAAGCCTACCTTGAACCGCCAAACCAGTACATTGACCCGGCCCAAGGTCCCACCTCCTGCTCCACCAATTACAAAGCAGAACTCGCTTCCATGTGTTGAGTCTGAGGTTGTGAGCCCAGCAAGTCCACGAGTGTATGAGGAACCAGAATATGATGTTCCAGCAGTGGGCCCTGAATTTGACACAGAGCTGGAGTTTCTCCCAGGAGATGCACCAACTAAAGCCCCTCCTCCTCTCTGTCAGCGTAGCATTTCCTTCACATTGGGCGAGGGGGATGAAGAGGATGATGAGGGTGTGTATGCAAATGGTGGCTTTAGAGCTGTGTCACAGTGTAAGGACAGTCAATCAGACAAATACTCACCCTCTGCGGCCCAACGGGCATCTATGTGGGATCCACCGGAATATGACGCCCCTACAATTGAGTCCAGCATCGACACCAATACTACACTCTACACACACTCAAAGCAACCTAAACTTAAACAGCAGGCTGATGAGTCTAAACCCAAACCATCTGTACATCCAAAGCCCACAAACCAAGACTGTAGTGCCCTCAGAAGTTCCCAAAATCTGGAGGAAACAGGCCAGATGCAATTCAGGACCTCCTGCACATCTGAGGAGTCAGAGAGCGGCTCATTGGACGACTTTCAGATGAGATTGTCAGATCCATCTTCCTTCTTGTACCGCACTACGGCGCCGTACCAACGAGAAGAGCCGTGTGAGCTCAGCTTTCCTGCGGGAGTGCAGGTGGAGGTGCTGGATAAGCAAGAGAGTGGCTGGTGGTTTGTCCGCTGGGGGAACGAAGAGGGGTGGGCACCCACTTACTATCTACAGCCAATCAAAAGCTCAGAAATAAGTGGTATAGAAGCCAAAACCACAGAGAAGCTTAATTCTGAGATGTCTTGGTATGTGGCTCCTGAGTTAGAGATTTCTGTGCAGGTTGATGTTGGAAAGATGGGTAAATGTGTAAGTTTGGAGAAGAACGAACAACGTGTTAACCAAAGCCTGAAGGGTGGAGACAGATCTAACCAGCAGAACTGCAGGGTTGGTGTGAAGCAGCTCGCCGTCAGACCTCAGAACGTCCTTAAGGACAACACTAATACGCACACAACTCCCACAGGATGGAGGAATGACATGCTGCCTAATCATCCTGCACTCCACAGCTACAATGACCAAACTTCCTCTTCCTGTGCAGGTAATACAGAGAGCATGAGGCGTAAGGTACCGGTGTCAATGGTGAAGCCTAAACCTCATCTGATCCACAACAACCTGCGTGAGGAGTATATTTCTATCGCCGATTACCATGGCGATGCGGAGACCATGAGCTTCCCTGTAGGTACGAGGCTGGAGGTCCTGGAGAGAAACCCTAATGGATGGTGGTATTGCCGTGTGCTCGACACAGCTAAAACACGTAAGGGATGGGTGCCCTCCAACTTCCTGGAGAGGAGGAGCTAG
- the sh3pxd2ab gene encoding SH3 and PX domain-containing protein 2A isoform X2, whose translation MARRSSGGHGRGGSWLTACFFPSSSGRERGETLGAEECMCVYVVTADYRRQENTEISLKAGEQVEVIEKSESGWWFVRTAEEQGWVPATYLVSLTGRPDSHRALNGEKWYITDQSFSSSSQDELGFESGVIVEVIQRNLEGWWFIRYGGKEGWAPAAYLRKMQDGAMADNLATETNKPVVHGQVEIIGNLMEISNLLNKKPANEQHSHTEPDTNVHLNSNALMHLANTYMHSQTDTYTQYNCNAGQTDAYSNNTHDARNSSSSISIAANTGSSSSERDSDDQVSQYTNSSMHLFVSESSVSVSVPDACVSASVSEANVSSTPSTLKTKCVPASLAIARVAPQRFHSVETRSPSNNQKPLPRRENSLGFQLPQPPDPPTVEAEYYTIAEFRSCLTDGISFSGGQKADVIEKNSGGWWYVQIGEKEGWAPCSYIDKRKKPTLNRQTSTLTRPKVPPPAPPITKQNSLPCVESEVVSPASPRVYEEPEYDVPAVGPEFDTELEFLPGDAPTKAPPPLCQRSISFTLGEGDEEDDEGVYANGGFRAVSQCKDSQSDKYSPSAAQRASMWDPPEYDAPTIESSIDTNTTLYTHSKQPKLKQQADESKPKPSVHPKPTNQDCSALRSSQNLEETGQMQFRTSCTSEESESGSLDDFQMRLSDPSSFLYRTTAPYQREEPCELSFPAGVQVEVLDKQESGWWFVRWGNEEGWAPTYYLQPIKSSEISGIEAKTTEKLNSEMSWYVAPELEISVQVDVGKMGKCVSLEKNEQRVNQSLKGGDRSNQQNCRVGVKQLAVRPQNVLKDNTNTHTTPTGWRNDMLPNHPALHSYNDQTSSSCAGNTESMRRKVPVSMVKPKPHLIHNNLREEYISIADYHGDAETMSFPVGTRLEVLERNPNGWWYCRVLDTAKTRKGWVPSNFLERRS comes from the exons ATGGCGCGGCGTAGTTCAGGTGGACATGGGCGGGGAGGCAGCTGGCTCACGGCCTGTTTTTTTCCGTCATCCTCAGGGAGAGAGCGTGGAGAAACCCTGGGTGCAGaggagtgtatgtgtgtgtatgtggtgACGGCGGACTACCGGCGTCAAGAGAATACAGAAATCAGCCTGAAAGCAGGAGAGCAAGTGGAGGTGATTGAAAAGAGTGAGAGTG gGTGGTGGTTTGTAAGAACAGCTGAAGAACAAGGCTGGGTTCCTGCAACATACCTTGTCTCTCTCACAGGACGTCCAGACAGCCACAGAGCACTGAATGGAGAGA AGTGGTATATTACAGATCAGTCCTTCAGCAGTTCGAGTCAGGATGAACTGGGCTTTGAGAGTGGCGTAATTGTTGAGGTCATCCAGAGGAATCTAGAGGGCTGGTGGTTCATACG TTATGGCGGAAAGGAGGGATGGGCCCCAGCTGCTTACCTGAGGAAAATGCAAGATGGTGCCATGGCTGATAACCTGGCAACAGAGACAAATAAACCAGTTGTGCATGGTCAGGTGGAAATCATTGGAAATCTTATGGAGATCAGCAACCTCCTGAACAAGAAACCCGCTAACGAACAGCACTCACATACAGAACCTGACACCAATGTACACCTTAACAGCAACGCACTAATGCATTTAGCAAACACATACATGCACTCACAGACTGACACATATACACAGTACAATTGCAATGCAGGGCAGACTGATGCTTACAGTAACAATACACATGACGCcagaaacagcagcagcagcattagCATAGCCGCTAACACGGGCAGTAGTAGCTCAGAGAGAGACTCTGATGATCAGGTCAGTCAGTACACAAACTCGAGTATGCATCTGTTTGTCTCAGAAAGCAGTGTGTCTGTGTCAGTGCCAGATGCTTGTGTATCTGCATCTGTTTCTGAAGCAAATGTGTCTTCAACACCATCCACACTAAAGACCAAATGTGTCCCTGCATCTCTGGCCATTGCTCGAGTAGCACCTCAGAGATTCCACAGCGTTGAGACCA GATCACCATCAAACAATCAAAAACCACTTCCCCGTCGTGAAAACAGCCTG GGATTTCAGTTACCGCAGCCTCCAGATCCCCCTACTGTTGAAGCTGAGTATTACACCATCGCTGAGTTCCGGTCCTGCTTGACAGATGGGATCAGTTTCAGTGGAGGACAGAAAGCTGAC GTCATTGAGAAGAACTCTGGAGGCTGGTGGTATGTCCAGATTGGAGAGAAGGAGGGTTGGGCCCCTTGTTCTTACATTGACAAACGCAAGAAGCCTACCTTGAACCGCCAAACCAGTACATTGACCCGGCCCAAGGTCCCACCTCCTGCTCCACCAATTACAAAGCAGAACTCGCTTCCATGTGTTGAGTCTGAGGTTGTGAGCCCAGCAAGTCCACGAGTGTATGAGGAACCAGAATATGATGTTCCAGCAGTGGGCCCTGAATTTGACACAGAGCTGGAGTTTCTCCCAGGAGATGCACCAACTAAAGCCCCTCCTCCTCTCTGTCAGCGTAGCATTTCCTTCACATTGGGCGAGGGGGATGAAGAGGATGATGAGGGTGTGTATGCAAATGGTGGCTTTAGAGCTGTGTCACAGTGTAAGGACAGTCAATCAGACAAATACTCACCCTCTGCGGCCCAACGGGCATCTATGTGGGATCCACCGGAATATGACGCCCCTACAATTGAGTCCAGCATCGACACCAATACTACACTCTACACACACTCAAAGCAACCTAAACTTAAACAGCAGGCTGATGAGTCTAAACCCAAACCATCTGTACATCCAAAGCCCACAAACCAAGACTGTAGTGCCCTCAGAAGTTCCCAAAATCTGGAGGAAACAGGCCAGATGCAATTCAGGACCTCCTGCACATCTGAGGAGTCAGAGAGCGGCTCATTGGACGACTTTCAGATGAGATTGTCAGATCCATCTTCCTTCTTGTACCGCACTACGGCGCCGTACCAACGAGAAGAGCCGTGTGAGCTCAGCTTTCCTGCGGGAGTGCAGGTGGAGGTGCTGGATAAGCAAGAGAGTGGCTGGTGGTTTGTCCGCTGGGGGAACGAAGAGGGGTGGGCACCCACTTACTATCTACAGCCAATCAAAAGCTCAGAAATAAGTGGTATAGAAGCCAAAACCACAGAGAAGCTTAATTCTGAGATGTCTTGGTATGTGGCTCCTGAGTTAGAGATTTCTGTGCAGGTTGATGTTGGAAAGATGGGTAAATGTGTAAGTTTGGAGAAGAACGAACAACGTGTTAACCAAAGCCTGAAGGGTGGAGACAGATCTAACCAGCAGAACTGCAGGGTTGGTGTGAAGCAGCTCGCCGTCAGACCTCAGAACGTCCTTAAGGACAACACTAATACGCACACAACTCCCACAGGATGGAGGAATGACATGCTGCCTAATCATCCTGCACTCCACAGCTACAATGACCAAACTTCCTCTTCCTGTGCAGGTAATACAGAGAGCATGAGGCGTAAGGTACCGGTGTCAATGGTGAAGCCTAAACCTCATCTGATCCACAACAACCTGCGTGAGGAGTATATTTCTATCGCCGATTACCATGGCGATGCGGAGACCATGAGCTTCCCTGTAGGTACGAGGCTGGAGGTCCTGGAGAGAAACCCTAATGGATGGTGGTATTGCCGTGTGCTCGACACAGCTAAAACACGTAAGGGATGGGTGCCCTCCAACTTCCTGGAGAGGAGGAGCTAG